From the genome of Pogona vitticeps strain Pit_001003342236 chromosome 10, PviZW2.1, whole genome shotgun sequence, one region includes:
- the TSNAXIP1 gene encoding translin-associated factor X-interacting protein 1 isoform X2, whose amino-acid sequence MEHHASTFSGVSFRQSSLNLESEQSLPVLKKPSWNKKKSLNLSSSQLSTWPAYTPGQVILQNRKPCALPEWQRTIKDPVSLSVAKPRYLEDLESYLRKELQALDLTKGKVQELKLQPYREVFEFFMEEFTTYKPLLASIKNEYDLTIAHLQQKIHSLESVNAVLVTASDQCTQQILAFQEQEKNEMTKLKKERLYLLDLIDKMKEDKCSLETQVAKMRKTVAEEYLRYLNECDARKLLLIDLNEMYHLKEEMKLTNVQEHKEEDTVKLTLALKMARQDLTKAQVELNTMKANYGDVVPRREYELQEEKYNNLAEKMAVLQKDFSDLQEEYDTMLEVHKQVSEERDQFYNDLINVQRTSTPRPQWDKCADVIAGGAERWSVLSEGKTSDQLVDVLLEDLGAGLLREKETFVGKGRSEKVPIYLRCDGLVRNKKLTKKEVVAILKEIWREKLSSDQQKGKRSSLQEFFLTFFQRKYGDALAFDWTYSIYETIKLYRSNETMSLFYHILIGALDEAVYHAHLQQLGTLLKELTAADTANTGQLTREEFSLALKSAFPLKTEEEIQELLEAAGYKTEYDTIMYKPLFFEDEEGKIQLLVIKLRNQYVTEKQAYLCDLQAELGNLMEVRPDDLRTAFCTIDPGLAEQTLDYYIGCAFLVPKEQLDPTASIPIDILMQRLMTADLRRQVVVSGDAKCLPSSTTAEEAESPLI is encoded by the exons AATCTCTCTAGTAGCCAGTTGTCCACATGGCCTGCCTACACTCCAGGGCAAGTGATCCTCCAGAACCGAAAACCATGTGCTCTCCCAGAATGGCAAAG GACTATCAAAGATCCAGTTTCTCTTTCTGTTGCAAAGCCACGCTACCTCGAAGATCTGGAATCTTACCTGCGGAAAGAGTTGCAGGCTCTGGACCTTACTAAAGGAAAAGTTCAGGAACTGAAGCTCCAG CCTTATAGAGAAGTATTTGAATTCTTCATGGAAGAATTCACAACCTACAAGCCTTTGTTGGCTTCTATCAAGAATGAATATGATCTGACTATAG CTCATCTGCAACAGAAGATCCATTCTCTGGAGTCTGTGAATGCCGTTTTGGTCACAGCCTCGGATCAGTGTACTCAGCAGATCCTGGCTTTTCAGGAGCAAGAGAAAAACGAAATGACAAAGCTGAAGAAGGAGAGGCTGTACCTGCTGGATCTTATTGACAAAATGAAGGAAGATAAATGTTCTCTAGAGACCCAG GTAGCTAAGATGCGAAAGACGGTGGCAGAGGAATACCTCCGCTATCTTAACGAGTGCGATGCTCGCAAACTGCTACTTATTGATCTCAATGAAATGTACCATCTGAAAGAAGAAATGAAGCTCACGAATGTCCAAG aaCACAAGGAGGAAGACACAGTGAAGCTAACACTTGCATTAAAGATGGCACGCCAGGACCTCACCAAAGCTCAAGTAGAGCTAAATACCATGAAAGCAAACTATGGAGATGTGGTGCCTAGAAGAGAATATGAGTTGCAGGAAGAAAAATATAACAACTTGGCTGAAAAG atgGCAGTTCTTCAGAAAGACTTTAGTGATCTCCAAGAAGAATATGACACAATGTTGGAGGTACATAAACAGGTTTCAGAGGAACGAGACCAGTTCTATAATGACCTCATCAATGTCCAACGTACCTCTACACCCCGACCTCAGTGGGACAAATGTGCAG ATGTGATTGCTGGTGGGGCTGAACGCTGGAGTGTTTTGTCTGAGGGTAAAACTAGTGACCAGCTGGTGGATGTACTTTTGGAAGATCTtggtgcagggctgttgagagaGAAGGAGACCTTTGTGGGAAAG GGAAGAAGTGAAAAGGTCCCCATATACCTAAGGTGTGATGGTCTGGTGAGAAACAAGAAGTTGACCAAAAAGGAGGTTGTggcaattctgaaggaaatatgGAGAGAAAAACTGTCATCAGATCAACAG AAGGGAAAGCGATCCAGCCTTCAAGAGTTTTTCCTTACCTTCTTCCAGAGGAAGTATGGGGATGCCCTTGCTTTTGACTGGACTTACAGCATCTACGAAACCATCAAGCTTTATAGGAGCAATGAAACAATGTCTTTGTTTTATCATATTCTGATAGGAGCT CTGGATGAAGCTGTATACCATGCCCATCTCCAGCAACTTGGCACCTTGTTAAAGGAACTGACTGCTGCTGATACTGCAAATACTGGCCAACTGACACGTGAAGAATTTAG CCTTGCCCTCAAGTCAGCATTCCCATTAAAGACTGAAGAAGAGATTCAGGAATTACTTGAAGCAGCAGGCTACAAAACAGAGTATGACACCATTATGTACAAACCATTGTTTTTTGAG GATGAGGAGGGTAAAATACAACTGCTGGTTATAAAGCTTAGAAACCAGTATGTGACTGAGAAACAAGCATATCTGTGCGATCTTCAGGCTGAACTAGGAAACTTGAT GGAAGTAAGACCAGATGACCTGAGGACAGCTTTCTGTACAATTGACCCTGGTTTGGCTGAGCAAACTCTAGACTACTATATCGGTTGTGCCTTCCTAGTTCCCAAAGAGCAGCTAGATCCTACTGCCTCCATTCCTATAGACATACTAATGCAGAGGCTAATGACTGCAGATCTCAGACGCCAAGTGGTTGTTTCAGGAGATGCAAAGTGCCTCCCCTCATCCACTACAGCTGAAGAAGCAGAGAGCCCGTTAATTTAA
- the TSNAXIP1 gene encoding translin-associated factor X-interacting protein 1 isoform X3: protein MEHHASTFSGVSFRQSSLNLESEQSLPVLKKPSWNKKKSLNLSSSQLSTWPAYTPGQVILQNRKPCALPEWQRTIKDPVSLSVAKPRYLEDLESYLRKELQALDLTKGKVQELKLQPYREVFEFFMEEFTTYKPLLASIKNEYDLTIEHKEEDTVKLTLALKMARQDLTKAQVELNTMKANYGDVVPRREYELQEEKYNNLAEKMAVLQKDFSDLQEEYDTMLEVHKQVSEERDQFYNDLINVQRTSTPRPQWDKCADVIAGGAERWSVLSEGKTSDQLVDVLLEDLGAGLLREKETFVGKGRSEKVPIYLRCDGLVRNKKLTKKEVVAILKEIWREKLSSDQQKGKRSSLQEFFLTFFQRKYGDALAFDWTYSIYETIKLYRSNETMSLFYHILIGALDEAVYHAHLQQLGTLLKELTAADTANTGQLTREEFSLALKSAFPLKTEEEIQELLEAAGYKTEYDTIMYKPLFFEDEEGKIQLLVIKLRNQYVTEKQAYLCDLQAELGNLMEVRPDDLRTAFCTIDPGLAEQTLDYYIGCAFLVPKEQLDPTASIPIDILMQRLMTADLRRQVVVSGDAKCLPSSTTAEEAESPLI from the exons AATCTCTCTAGTAGCCAGTTGTCCACATGGCCTGCCTACACTCCAGGGCAAGTGATCCTCCAGAACCGAAAACCATGTGCTCTCCCAGAATGGCAAAG GACTATCAAAGATCCAGTTTCTCTTTCTGTTGCAAAGCCACGCTACCTCGAAGATCTGGAATCTTACCTGCGGAAAGAGTTGCAGGCTCTGGACCTTACTAAAGGAAAAGTTCAGGAACTGAAGCTCCAG CCTTATAGAGAAGTATTTGAATTCTTCATGGAAGAATTCACAACCTACAAGCCTTTGTTGGCTTCTATCAAGAATGAATATGATCTGACTATAG aaCACAAGGAGGAAGACACAGTGAAGCTAACACTTGCATTAAAGATGGCACGCCAGGACCTCACCAAAGCTCAAGTAGAGCTAAATACCATGAAAGCAAACTATGGAGATGTGGTGCCTAGAAGAGAATATGAGTTGCAGGAAGAAAAATATAACAACTTGGCTGAAAAG atgGCAGTTCTTCAGAAAGACTTTAGTGATCTCCAAGAAGAATATGACACAATGTTGGAGGTACATAAACAGGTTTCAGAGGAACGAGACCAGTTCTATAATGACCTCATCAATGTCCAACGTACCTCTACACCCCGACCTCAGTGGGACAAATGTGCAG ATGTGATTGCTGGTGGGGCTGAACGCTGGAGTGTTTTGTCTGAGGGTAAAACTAGTGACCAGCTGGTGGATGTACTTTTGGAAGATCTtggtgcagggctgttgagagaGAAGGAGACCTTTGTGGGAAAG GGAAGAAGTGAAAAGGTCCCCATATACCTAAGGTGTGATGGTCTGGTGAGAAACAAGAAGTTGACCAAAAAGGAGGTTGTggcaattctgaaggaaatatgGAGAGAAAAACTGTCATCAGATCAACAG AAGGGAAAGCGATCCAGCCTTCAAGAGTTTTTCCTTACCTTCTTCCAGAGGAAGTATGGGGATGCCCTTGCTTTTGACTGGACTTACAGCATCTACGAAACCATCAAGCTTTATAGGAGCAATGAAACAATGTCTTTGTTTTATCATATTCTGATAGGAGCT CTGGATGAAGCTGTATACCATGCCCATCTCCAGCAACTTGGCACCTTGTTAAAGGAACTGACTGCTGCTGATACTGCAAATACTGGCCAACTGACACGTGAAGAATTTAG CCTTGCCCTCAAGTCAGCATTCCCATTAAAGACTGAAGAAGAGATTCAGGAATTACTTGAAGCAGCAGGCTACAAAACAGAGTATGACACCATTATGTACAAACCATTGTTTTTTGAG GATGAGGAGGGTAAAATACAACTGCTGGTTATAAAGCTTAGAAACCAGTATGTGACTGAGAAACAAGCATATCTGTGCGATCTTCAGGCTGAACTAGGAAACTTGAT GGAAGTAAGACCAGATGACCTGAGGACAGCTTTCTGTACAATTGACCCTGGTTTGGCTGAGCAAACTCTAGACTACTATATCGGTTGTGCCTTCCTAGTTCCCAAAGAGCAGCTAGATCCTACTGCCTCCATTCCTATAGACATACTAATGCAGAGGCTAATGACTGCAGATCTCAGACGCCAAGTGGTTGTTTCAGGAGATGCAAAGTGCCTCCCCTCATCCACTACAGCTGAAGAAGCAGAGAGCCCGTTAATTTAA
- the TSNAXIP1 gene encoding translin-associated factor X-interacting protein 1 isoform X1: MEHHASTFSGVSFRQSSLNLESEQSLPVLKKPSWNKKKSLNLSSSQLSTWPAYTPGQVILQNRKPCALPEWQRTIKDPVSLSVAKPRYLEDLESYLRKELQALDLTKGKVQELKLQPYREVFEFFMEEFTTYKPLLASIKNEYDLTIAHLQQKIHSLESVNAVLVTASDQCTQQILAFQEQEKNEMTKLKKERLYLLDLIDKMKEDKCSLETQVAKMRKTVAEEYLRYLNECDARKLLLIDLNEMYHLKEEMKLTNVQEHKEEDTVKLTLALKMARQDLTKAQVELNTMKANYGDVVPRREYELQEEKYNNLAEKMAVLQKDFSDLQEEYDTMLEVHKQVSEERDQFYNDLINVQRTSTPRPQWDKCADVIAGGAERWSVLSEGKTSDQLVDVLLEDLGAGLLREKETFVGKGRSEKVPIYLRCDGLVRNKKLTKKEVVAILKEIWREKLSSDQQRKYGDALAFDWTYSIYETIKLYRSNETMSLFYHILIGALDEAVYHAHLQQLGTLLKELTAADTANTGQLTREEFSLALKSAFPLKTEEEIQELLEAAGYKTEYDTIMYKPLFFEDEEGKIQLLVIKLRNQYVTEKQAYLCDLQAELGNLMEVRPDDLRTAFCTIDPGLAEQTLDYYIGCAFLVPKEQLDPTASIPIDILMQRLMTADLRRQVVVSGDAKCLPSSTTAEEAESPLI; encoded by the exons AATCTCTCTAGTAGCCAGTTGTCCACATGGCCTGCCTACACTCCAGGGCAAGTGATCCTCCAGAACCGAAAACCATGTGCTCTCCCAGAATGGCAAAG GACTATCAAAGATCCAGTTTCTCTTTCTGTTGCAAAGCCACGCTACCTCGAAGATCTGGAATCTTACCTGCGGAAAGAGTTGCAGGCTCTGGACCTTACTAAAGGAAAAGTTCAGGAACTGAAGCTCCAG CCTTATAGAGAAGTATTTGAATTCTTCATGGAAGAATTCACAACCTACAAGCCTTTGTTGGCTTCTATCAAGAATGAATATGATCTGACTATAG CTCATCTGCAACAGAAGATCCATTCTCTGGAGTCTGTGAATGCCGTTTTGGTCACAGCCTCGGATCAGTGTACTCAGCAGATCCTGGCTTTTCAGGAGCAAGAGAAAAACGAAATGACAAAGCTGAAGAAGGAGAGGCTGTACCTGCTGGATCTTATTGACAAAATGAAGGAAGATAAATGTTCTCTAGAGACCCAG GTAGCTAAGATGCGAAAGACGGTGGCAGAGGAATACCTCCGCTATCTTAACGAGTGCGATGCTCGCAAACTGCTACTTATTGATCTCAATGAAATGTACCATCTGAAAGAAGAAATGAAGCTCACGAATGTCCAAG aaCACAAGGAGGAAGACACAGTGAAGCTAACACTTGCATTAAAGATGGCACGCCAGGACCTCACCAAAGCTCAAGTAGAGCTAAATACCATGAAAGCAAACTATGGAGATGTGGTGCCTAGAAGAGAATATGAGTTGCAGGAAGAAAAATATAACAACTTGGCTGAAAAG atgGCAGTTCTTCAGAAAGACTTTAGTGATCTCCAAGAAGAATATGACACAATGTTGGAGGTACATAAACAGGTTTCAGAGGAACGAGACCAGTTCTATAATGACCTCATCAATGTCCAACGTACCTCTACACCCCGACCTCAGTGGGACAAATGTGCAG ATGTGATTGCTGGTGGGGCTGAACGCTGGAGTGTTTTGTCTGAGGGTAAAACTAGTGACCAGCTGGTGGATGTACTTTTGGAAGATCTtggtgcagggctgttgagagaGAAGGAGACCTTTGTGGGAAAG GGAAGAAGTGAAAAGGTCCCCATATACCTAAGGTGTGATGGTCTGGTGAGAAACAAGAAGTTGACCAAAAAGGAGGTTGTggcaattctgaaggaaatatgGAGAGAAAAACTGTCATCAGATCAACAG AGGAAGTATGGGGATGCCCTTGCTTTTGACTGGACTTACAGCATCTACGAAACCATCAAGCTTTATAGGAGCAATGAAACAATGTCTTTGTTTTATCATATTCTGATAGGAGCT CTGGATGAAGCTGTATACCATGCCCATCTCCAGCAACTTGGCACCTTGTTAAAGGAACTGACTGCTGCTGATACTGCAAATACTGGCCAACTGACACGTGAAGAATTTAG CCTTGCCCTCAAGTCAGCATTCCCATTAAAGACTGAAGAAGAGATTCAGGAATTACTTGAAGCAGCAGGCTACAAAACAGAGTATGACACCATTATGTACAAACCATTGTTTTTTGAG GATGAGGAGGGTAAAATACAACTGCTGGTTATAAAGCTTAGAAACCAGTATGTGACTGAGAAACAAGCATATCTGTGCGATCTTCAGGCTGAACTAGGAAACTTGAT GGAAGTAAGACCAGATGACCTGAGGACAGCTTTCTGTACAATTGACCCTGGTTTGGCTGAGCAAACTCTAGACTACTATATCGGTTGTGCCTTCCTAGTTCCCAAAGAGCAGCTAGATCCTACTGCCTCCATTCCTATAGACATACTAATGCAGAGGCTAATGACTGCAGATCTCAGACGCCAAGTGGTTGTTTCAGGAGATGCAAAGTGCCTCCCCTCATCCACTACAGCTGAAGAAGCAGAGAGCCCGTTAATTTAA